From the genome of Elusimicrobiota bacterium:
CCTCAGGATGTAAAACAAGCACTCTTGCTAATGATAGCTGCTGTTTTTCACCGCCTGATAGTGTTTTTGCGTATTGTTGATTTTTTTTGGATAAACCAACTTTAGTAAGTATAGTGTCTATTTCATTTTTGTAAATTTTCTTCTTGCTGACTCTTAACCCATAAACCAAATTATCATAAACTGTTCCACTTAAAATTACAGGTGTTTGGAAAACAAACCCTATTCTTCTACGAAGATGTAGTTTGGTCTGTGCTGACATTTTTAAGACGGATTGGTTATCAAAAAAAATATCACCATTACAAATCTTGTCTAATAACGCAATCTGTCTTAAAAGCGATGTTTTACCAGCGCCATTAGGTCCAACTATTACATTAGTACTACCTGATTCAAAAAGCAGATTTATATTTTTTAATACTTTAGCAGAACCGATTTTTTTACTAAGATTTGCTATCTCTATTTTCATTATTTTCCTTGAACTATTTGTAAAATTATGTTTAACATAAGCGCGACAAAAATAAGAACGACACCTAATGCGATTCCGAATTCAAAATTGCCTTTCATTGTTTCAAGCGAAATTGCAGTTGTAAGAACTCTTGTTGCGCCTTTGATATTTCCACCGACCATAAGCGTCATCCCTGTTTCGCCTATAATTCTTGAAAAACCGGTGATAATCGCTGTCAAAAAGGCAAACTTCTGTTCTTTAACTACTGTTAAAGCCATCTGTAATCTGCTTGCGCCAAGCGAATATGCCAAATCTTTAATATCTTTTGCGATATTTTTTAATGCTGAAACTGTTAATGCAATTATTATTGGCAGCGCTAAAATGGATTGGGCAATGATTATTGCGTAAGGTGTGAACAGAAATCCGAAAACACCAAGCGGACCTTTCCGGCATAAAAAAATATAAACCAAAAGCCCAATCACAACTGCGGGAATCGCCAGCCAAGTATTAAAAAGCCCAATAATGAAACGGCGTAATTTGAATTCTTTTAATGCAACAAAAATACCGATGGGTATCCCGAAAAAACTCGCTATGATGGTGGCGCTTCCAGAGACAAGCAGAGAAATAAAAACGATTTCTAAAATCTCTTTTTTAGGCGGATACAAAAGTTGTAATCCCTGTCTGATACCTTCAAAAATATATTCCATTAAAATTTAACCTGTAATTGTGTCATTATTAAATCGTTTTTTACCGACGGCGATTCTGTTTTTTGTTCGTAATTATTTCTTAATAGAACATTCTTATCAAGAAAATAATTTATACCAAAAGTCCATCTGCTGTTTTTTTTGCCGATAGTTTTCAAACTGGAATCCCATACATCATACCGAGCAAGCAAAACACAGGAAGAAAACATTGTGTAACCGATTGTAATATAATATCCTTCTTTTTTAGTTGTAGTTTTTTTACCTTCTGAAATAGAATCATCTTGACCAAGAATATATTCGGCTTTACATAATAAAGTTTCTACTTCATATTTCATCTCTAATCCAATTCTATCTTTGTTAAATGTATTTGTGCTTATTGCACTATCATAATAAGAGCTACCGAGATTAAGCCCTTTTACCGGACTAAAAACCAATCTAGCAACAGCCATTTTATTGTCATTCTCATCTGACTGATTTGACCCGCTACCATTCATAATACCTGCAAAAATGTTGCCTTTTACAGATGAAAAAGAAAACTCGCGCGATAGTTCAATCCCGATATCTCTTGTCGGTGAAACTAAATTACTAATCACATCAGATTTGTTTATCAGTTCTAAATCCGCATCAGATATCACATTTTCAAGCGAAAATTTATACTTGAACTGTCCTAAACGGAGTGTAAAATAAGGCACTGATTTGACATCCAGATATATATCATAAAGTGTTTTGTTGTTGTTTGTATCCGTATTCGTACCTTCAAGCGAGAACGAAAAAGCCACATCTTTTGTTATATCTCCCTTTGCTCCGAAACGGGCTTGGGCAATTGTAAACCCGTCTTTATTTCCAGCTGTGGTATCAACCGTAAATCTTACACTTGCAAAACCGGTCGGTTTGATTTTTGGGGAATCCTCTACTGCATTTGTATCTGTTTCCATACAAAAAACCAATCTTGAAAACCAACCGATAAAAACCGTAATCCAAAAAATCTTTTTCATACCGCCCCTTTTTTTGCTCATTTGCTCATTTAGCTAAATGAGCAACTATCCATTTCTTATTAAATTTCCTTTATTTTATCACATCGGGAAAAAATAAAGGAGTTCCAAATTTATCAATTCCATAATTTTTGATAATGTTTTGTCCTTCAGAACTTCTTATGAAATCAGCAAATTTTTTGGCAAGTTCGTATTTTACCCACGGATGTTTTGACGGTGAAACAACAATTACAGAATATGGATTAAACAATACAGGGTCACCTTCTACAAGAATATCCAATGCATCCACTTCTTTTTTGTGAGATAGCCATGTTGCTCTATCACACAAGGTATATGCTACTTTTTCATTGGCAATCCTTAATGTCGTTTCCATACCTGTTCCGCTTTCAATATACCAACTTCCCGACGGTTTTATGTTTAGTTTTTTCCAGATACTTAATTCCTTTTTATGTGTTCCTGAATCATCGCCGCGTGAAATAAAAAATGGTTTTGTTTCAGATACTTTCTGGAATGCATTTAATACTGTCAATCCTTTTATATCCGCTGGGTCATTTTTCGGACCAATAACGAAAAAATCATTGTGCATTACATCCAGCCGTTTTGTACCATAGCCATCAGATACAAACTTTTCTTCTGATATCCTGTCGTGAACCAAAAGAACATCGGCATTGCCGTCTTTTGCCAGCCGAATCGCCTGCCCTGTACCAACTGCAATTATTTTTACTTTGCAGTTATATTTTTTTTCAAATAGTGGAATCAGTATATCAAACAATCCAGAATCCAGAGTTGAAGTGGTTGATGCAAGAACCAGCTTCGGTTTTGCTTCTATACTGCCTAAACCCAATTTTACAAATAAAAAAGTCCCGATTGTAAAAGACAAAAACCGGAACCTTCTTCCAAACAACCTCATAATAGGAAATCTCCTTCCCTGAAGGGAAGCATAGCCGTTTCCAGCCATACTCTATCGGTCTAATGCTATATTACAATTTGCCGTAACTTAAGCAATCAGACTCGGAGTTAATATTATTTTACAAAAATAATTAAAATTGTCAATAGCAAACTTAACCCAACAAAAAAGCAAGTATTTATCGTGCCAATTAGTGGAACAAAAATCAAACTTGCTGATATAGAACCAGCTAATGCGCCTAAAAGGTCCAGCGCATAGAACTTACCAATGGTTTCTTTTGTTGTTACTAACGGGAATATGAGTCCTACAAACAGTCCTGCTATAAATACCAAGACATAAAAAACTGATAATGGAATGGTCATTCCAATTTTAAACAAGGAACCTAAAATTAAAGAATACAGAATAATGAACCACATTGTATTTTTTATTGTCTTAACGCGTGTTTCTTGTTTAAACATTTTTCCGCCCACATAACTGCCAGTTCCAATTCCTAAAAGATTTAACGAAAACAGCAGTCCGATTTGGTAGTAAATATAGCCATAGACCGATTGAAACGCAAAAATTAGAATCAGTTCAAACACCATAGCGAGAAAACTGATAACAACAAGCGCAGATTCAAATAGTAATTTTTTAATTTTTACAAAAAAAAGAACCAGAAAAATATAACTAAAAAACAAAACAGCAACAAGCCAGCGAGTAATAGAAGGTGAAAAAGATACCAATCTGCTGTTGAAATACGAAAGCCAGTATCTCAAACCATAAAGATAGCACAGCGGCTGAAAATCATAATTCAACCCTGTGAATGCTTTTTTAGACGAAATCCAATCAGCCAGTTTTTCTACTCTATCTTTTCTCAAAATATAATCAAGATAATACGGTGTAAGATATTTTGTTGTAATTTTTTGTATCTGTAATTCCCGTTTTAATATCTCTGGAATTATCTCAATTTTTTTAGCAGCGCATAAAAAATAATTATATGATGCAGGCACTGTTTCGCAGTATTCAAAGACGCTTTTTACAGTATTAAAAACAGATGCGGATAAAAACCGTTGCTCATCAGACATATAGTTTTCAGATGATAAAAGCGGGAATATTAAGATGCCATCAGGTGATAATATTTTTTTTAATTCACCAAAAAACTCTTTTGTAAAATACCTATTAGCAAGACCTGTCAGCGGCGGTGAGATATTGAGAATAATACAATCGTATTTTTCAGTTATTTGTTTGACAAAAAATCTGCCATCTGCAAGATGAACTTTCAAGTTAAGGCTATTAAAATCAGCCGAGTATTTTTTTAATACTTCAAAAAAAACCGGATTAGAAATAACATAATCAATTTTTATTATTTTATATTTCAACAACTCATTTATCTCATTATTAGCATCCCCAAGCAACAGGATATTTTTGCACGAAGGTACCAGTGCCAACGGGATATGTGTTATTTCTTCATTTTGTACAGATGGTATTGTAGAATAAATTTTAGTTGAATTCTCGTAAAAATCGTAATCGGTATCACCTGCTTTTAGGACTGTTACTCTGCCATAAAACGAATCTTTTGTCTCAACAGGTTCAAATGGTTTCCATTGTTGTGAAAACGAAAATCTATCAATAGTTTCAGAATGAAAAAATATGATGCCAAGTAATACAAGTATCCAAAAAAGAAAAAATTTTTTATACGATGCGAATATCAGAAACCCAAAAATTAAAGCAGAAAAAAACAAACTTATCTGGAATGCAGATAGATATTTTATCAAAATTATATTCGTTATGAATCCACCAAAAACTGCACCTGATGTTTCCACTGCATATACTATGCCAGCCGAGTTTCGCTGTCGGAATATCTGGGCTGATAACACAAACCAACTACCAAAAAGAAAACAAATCACAACGACAG
Proteins encoded in this window:
- a CDS encoding ABC transporter permease, which produces MEYIFEGIRQGLQLLYPPKKEILEIVFISLLVSGSATIIASFFGIPIGIFVALKEFKLRRFIIGLFNTWLAIPAVVIGLLVYIFLCRKGPLGVFGFLFTPYAIIIAQSILALPIIIALTVSALKNIAKDIKDLAYSLGASRLQMALTVVKEQKFAFLTAIITGFSRIIGETGMTLMVGGNIKGATRVLTTAISLETMKGNFEFGIALGVVLIFVALMLNIILQIVQGK
- a CDS encoding porin; amino-acid sequence: MKKIFWITVFIGWFSRLVFCMETDTNAVEDSPKIKPTGFASVRFTVDTTAGNKDGFTIAQARFGAKGDITKDVAFSFSLEGTNTDTNNNKTLYDIYLDVKSVPYFTLRLGQFKYKFSLENVISDADLELINKSDVISNLVSPTRDIGIELSREFSFSSVKGNIFAGIMNGSGSNQSDENDNKMAVARLVFSPVKGLNLGSSYYDSAISTNTFNKDRIGLEMKYEVETLLCKAEYILGQDDSISEGKKTTTKKEGYYITIGYTMFSSCVLLARYDVWDSSLKTIGKKNSRWTFGINYFLDKNVLLRNNYEQKTESPSVKNDLIMTQLQVKF
- a CDS encoding substrate-binding domain-containing protein encodes the protein MRLFGRRFRFLSFTIGTFLFVKLGLGSIEAKPKLVLASTTSTLDSGLFDILIPLFEKKYNCKVKIIAVGTGQAIRLAKDGNADVLLVHDRISEEKFVSDGYGTKRLDVMHNDFFVIGPKNDPADIKGLTVLNAFQKVSETKPFFISRGDDSGTHKKELSIWKKLNIKPSGSWYIESGTGMETTLRIANEKVAYTLCDRATWLSHKKEVDALDILVEGDPVLFNPYSVIVVSPSKHPWVKYELAKKFADFIRSSEGQNIIKNYGIDKFGTPLFFPDVIK